The following DNA comes from Xiphias gladius isolate SHS-SW01 ecotype Sanya breed wild chromosome 10, ASM1685928v1, whole genome shotgun sequence.
GAGCTTAACTTTCTTTTTGAGATGGAaaactctcttcttttctttgtcaattctgtctctgttgtcattGACCTGCAACATTAGcttctcttcatcctctttcctacagagagagaagagttaGCATAGAGTGGGATTATTGCCACAAGTTTCTAGAAGCATTTTGTGTGTAGTAATTTGTGTCTTTCATGTGTATTGGTTGTCCTGTGTGCTCTTTCTCCTTTCCCTTTAATTTACTTACTCTGTAATACCTtttgtaaagttgttttttgtttatactgtaacCTCTTATACTGCATGCTTGttagtgctgttttttgtttgttttttttttttttgactgcagTTTAAAATTAGCCTTTTGGATAAATATCATGCTTACATTTTCTTCAAGGTGATCCCAATGGCCTGCCGGGGCTCCACCAGTAACTCATTCACCCTGGTGAACTTGTGAATCAGGGACAAATTTTGCTCTGTCAGGTCCTTCAACAGATCCAGTAGTTGCTGGGAATCAGAGAAGTATAGCTCCAACTTCTGCTGCAGGAAGGGGAAAGTGAAAGCACACTGTCAGCACTGCAAATAACCACTCAAGATGAAAAGAGGTAATGCTTCAGTTCACTTTTCAGGAAAACTGACCTCATATTCTGAGCTGTCGTTATCCAGTTTAGAATTTGTTAAccttaaatgccaaaaaaagagCTTAAGATCAAGAGAAATTGACATGTAATGATTTGTTTGAGGAGTCTGTCATTTGGTAGATGGTTTTCTGTATAgcttttttaaacaacagcagcaacaagatgtaaaaaaaaaagaaaaaagaaaatgaactgaaaatgtgaaatgatgttcaaatgaaaatgcaaaatatatcCACATGAAAAACTATATGGAGGAATGTAGTTTTTGGAaggtacatttatttttaaacgcatttgtcttttgcttttgcttttatgCTGAATGCCAAATGGAAGTAATCGATTAAAAATCTTATTATTTACCACTGCATAAGAGTACATGAATGTAAAAGACTAATACTGGATGTGCACCATAACACTCATAAGTGTCGTCATAAAAGTTAGTGTTTTGTTGGTTCCTTACAGTGTTTCGTTGTGGGCTGTGGAAAGCGTGGGCTCTTTGGTCGAAGGCGGCACGCTACCTGGACTGGACTCCAAACCCCTCTCCAAACCTGTGTGCATGGTATCATTCCCATTACAATAATTACACAAGCCATCCTTACAAGTCAGGATATGTCAGCCTCTGCTGTATCGATTCTGaccagttttttaaaaaaaaatctgtcttttgtgagTTCACCAGTTACTGAAGTGGTCTCTTTTTAGGGATTCACAAATCTAAGTCACAAAGAGTAGTATTTATAAATTTTGCATTAGTCTGCTAATTGTTATTGAAAAAGATAATATAGTTCAGACCATATTGGTTTCTTAATAATAGACCAATATCAGGGGATAAACCAGCACGCCCTGGCCCTTACTGTATCATCTATTTCATATTGAGTCATTGGGTCTTAATACTCACCTTGCCTAATTGCTGTCTCCTGGCACTCCCTGTTCTGCTCATCCAGAGCTTTAGCTTTCAAAGCCTCTGCTTCTTGTGGCTCCTGCCACTGCTGAGTTGACAGCTTGAATAGAATGTTCTCGTGTCTCTTATAATTATACGGGATTTCCTCAATCTTAGCAAATTCACTATGAATAAGAAAGACAAGGTTTAGATCCATAAAGCATGCCACTGTGTCCCACTGTGAAATAGTCATTGCAGATGAATACCTCCATAATtgcttattttaatttactgtatttactgtagtttGTCTCCTAGCACCTATTGCTTAATAAACATATGCACATTTAACATGTagtatgtgtgcatatttatGTTAAATGCACAACATTATCATAGATCTGCCTTTTTATGGTCCTTATTTCGTCAGTTAACTTCTCAATCGCAGCATTCTTCTCCTGTTTGgacttcctctctttttcaaaactgaaaacagagacaacattacaattattacaaaaaaaaaaaaaagaaaggatatTTAATCCAGTCTCAAGTTATAATGACAAGGAATCCTCTACAGCTTACAGTTTTATGGCATCTGCAGATTTCTTCTCACAGCTCTTGAGATATTCTTCAAAGCTGtaattctctctctcaatcaTTTGTTCAAGCCATTTCAGATCACTCTTCTTTGCTGCAATGGCCTTGTCCAGCTTCCTTATCTCCGACCTGCTCATGATCACAGATACCTGAGGACAGAATGATGAGGGTGAGGGGAGTACTGCAGATAATTAAGGAGAGGAGATTAAAGCCAGACATAAATTGGCAGTGGAAAAAAGAAGGTACTTGTTCAACAAATTACGTCTTTGTCATCATAGAATTAACTGACAGTCTTCTCTGATCTGCACTCCGCCGCCCCTAGCccttttacatttaacattactGCATCCAAAGTACAAAACCAAAATGGTAGATGCACTTGGAGACGTCCACAGCGTCTGTGCAGTGGTGGTCATTGTGCTTTTGCCATTAAAACAGGACCCTTTAAGTCATTTACCTCCAGGAGTGCTCTCTTAAATTCAGTGGAGATCAagtcctgtctgtctctcttcataGGCTCtaaggacagaggagagatcATTCTCGAACACTGAAGTAAGCAAACCTTCCAAGGCAAAAGTAGTGCCTTAAatgtagttcaacattttacatGCTCTGACTCTCTGTTCTGTCACCACCTACCTTGTTTAATCACAGACATCTTAAGGTCAGGACTGTCTTGAGTTTGTTTAGGGAGAGCTGTGTTATTCTTAATTTGTTGTGGAATCTTCAatttctccctttcctcctcttcctccatcattTGTCCTGTGAGTTCTTCTGTCATCTTTGCAACACGCAGAGCCAAGAATTTACACAACTCCTGAGCGTAAAGGAGAACAGCAGTACAGTCTCatcaaacatacatttttcactttttgcagaCACTGTGTAACACTACTAATATGCAGCAGATGTAAGACATTTTTTGATTCGTACATACACAATTGTTCTTGCAGATTTTCTCTTaggttttattttccaaatatttgTCCACTGTGTATCAGTCTCTGACAGAAAAGGCACTGTCAATATCTGAAACAAGACTGCCTGAAAAAACATGTATAGCTGTCATGTTTCTCTGTATTCTCTATATTAACCCAATTCACATAAAACATAGAAACTGACTGCCTTGCACTTTAAGCCTTGATTTCAAAGTTTTACTGATTAACTTTGCTACGTTAAGGCAAAACTGGTTCCGGGCCTTAACTGTCTGAGGTCCTGTGGCAGGGGCATCTGGCTGTCCCCAGGTCAAGGCTAGTGACTGACTATGGTGACTGACCCTTAACTGTGATGACTCCTCAGTTTTggattataaatattataaatgtttAGTTTAATCAAATTAGCACAACCTTACTGACACAGCAAACTactatttttctcttcctgagGCAAGTAACGTTAGGGTGTTAGACCGCAGTAAAGTTTTATGTTAACTGTTTGACAGACATTCACTCTGGATCCAGTGGGGTTTCTTATTAAGGTTCACCTCACAGCCCTCATGCTTAGCAGATGGGGGTTGACTTCATGGACTAAAACCCTTAATACCCTTAACTATACTGTTAAATATAGTTAAATGTtcttgtatttatatattttacaataGTATAATATAAAGGACTGTGCCCTCTTTGGGCCATGTAACCACGtattttagatttgattttGAACTAGGTcacatgaaatgaaaacctattgggggaaaaaaacataatagtTATGAATAATACGTTATCAATAAATAGAAAAAGTGCTAATAACAAGTTAAAGTTGTgattcagtgtataaaatgcaATGCTAAGTTAACTTAGCAATATATTTGCTATTGTTTAGCATCGACATCTTGCACCTGGCAGTGCTATTAGCTTGCCAAAAATAGCTACAGGTTACCAAAAGCAGAccgtttttaacattttacaatttGATATTAATGAAGAACTCAACCTACAGGTTACCTGTGAATGTATTCAACTTTATCACACCCGAGACAAACGCTTAAGTTCAAACTGGGCTGTGTTGTTGTTTAGCTCCCGTTTTCGACTGTTGTCATGGTAACTCGGTAACTACTGCCTTCTAAAGACCCCTCAATGACGccctccgtttttttttcttttgacgtCTTCAATAACAACACTTGTCGTGTGCAACAATCACACAAGTAGTTCTACCACCCCACAATATAACGACCCCATCtgattgaaattgaaattgccCGAACACGCGCAAATGTGACAGAAAGGTGAACAAAAAGTGAAAGACCTTCACAATTGTTTTGTCTTAACTTTGAAAACTAACAAGATCTATTAACAAATAACATCCAACACCACTGAATACGTTATTAATAACTGTGAATCAGTGAATGGCAATATTAAACAACTGAAGTTTTTGACGCAATTTATGTCCTCAGCCCACAAAAATACCATTGTAGAAAAGGACCCCTTTCCCCTTCATAAGGACCACCGACCAGTCCAGTCGGATTTCAACATTAATGCAAGTTATAAGGTTTGAAAGAGTTACTATGCTTACATGAAAGTTTTGATATGCTGCCTTACTCCAGGTATACAAATTATTACGGGGAAGGAAAAACTGCTACATTACATGTATACTGGAAGAGACACATGGTTGTATTATACTGTACCTACACCCTGGCCAACAGATGGATTGGCAGAAACGTAAGGAAACGTACTATTTAATATCGATAGACAATAGCAATGGAATCAGAGCAAACAGCAGTATTCATACTGTTTTACTCAACACAAGTTGGCCTTTTCAATGGTATCATCAGCCGATGATCATCACCAATGATAGAACAAAGTCAGAGTGTGAAAAATGTATACGTACAGTTCTATCACCCATCAATGAGGACAACAATACACTACCGTATTTCATTTTGGACCTCCTCAAGGTAGGTGACTACACctattttgccaaaatgtagTCTCGGTGATTCTGAAGGTGGTTAAATAACTGTCAACTTGTCTTGGACTGGCAATAGAAACACATTTGTGGAGAAAAGCAATGATTTTTCAACTGAAATAAAAGGCTGATGACCTGAATACATAATGTGAGTGTCCCCAGAGGGAAACCCctactgtttttctgttatcttTAATAGCCTTACAAAACACAATAGAACATACTGTGTGTTGTAACTGAGTGAAAGCATCTTGTGGAATCAAGTAATACTCAACTTTCAGATGCAGCATACAAAGTTAAGACATTACAGAAGAAACTGCAGAatattttgtcttaaaatagaaaataaatgctAAACAAGCCTTCAGCAActcagttttcatttaattcttcCAAAAAGATGAGCAGTGCAAATGAAGTGAGTTGGATGCAAAGTGACCACAATCAATTATTTGCTATAATACAAAAATAGCAATATTCAGTTCTCCAAAGACCAAAAGTTAGAACTATTCTACAGTGCAGACCAGAGAGGATCATACTTATAGTAACAGTGACTAAATGAATGAGCCTTACATTACACGGGCACTGCATCAGTTGTCATTTCATCAGGCACTTCAACCATATAAAGAATTACTAATTTTCATACAATCATACTGTAAATTTTGAGCTAACATCAAATCACTGAACACAATCAATCAAGTTCCTCCTGggggggaaagagagggaaaaaaacaacaaaacctaaGCAGTGTACAGGGTACATTGGTTATTAGTGTTATCAGTCATTATTAAAAGTTACCTTGCTGTCATCCTATATTGTAATGTGGTGTGAGTATAAATATCCAGtctacagtatatta
Coding sequences within:
- the LOC120795799 gene encoding coiled-coil domain-containing protein 38-like, producing MTEELTGQMMEEEEEREKLKIPQQIKNNTALPKQTQDSPDLKMSVIKQEPMKRDRQDLISTEFKRALLEVSVIMSRSEIRKLDKAIAAKKSDLKWLEQMIERENYSFEEYLKSCEKKSADAIKLFEKERKSKQEKNAAIEKLTDEIRTIKSEFAKIEEIPYNYKRHENILFKLSTQQWQEGLESSPGSVPPSTKEPTLSTAHNETLSEYEQKLELYFSDSQQLLDLLKDLTEQNLSLIHKFTRVNELLVEPRQAIGITLKKMKEDEEKLMLQVNDNRDRIDKEKKRVFHLKKKVKLHDSLKTENQDIMLDAMGVKVTEVHCCCVDSRMTSLSTLEKLSSVEYRMSLLLQHIESIPLESLETLRQIKDSVRRSRLREANLRLEREKVKERMKKCMQRSLCDTKKISGRKFMPRCIPVKQKIKVNSKDNIPAKDELYAYLFTTEDIEKK